One Tachysurus vachellii isolate PV-2020 chromosome 14, HZAU_Pvac_v1, whole genome shotgun sequence genomic window, aataaacatggGACTAAATCTGAAGCATTAATAGAGGAAAATTAAATCCCAAATACAATAATCTTGTCGGATAAAATGCTTAACAGCATACAGGAATAAAGCAGTAGAAAGAGTTCATGTTTCTTAGTTATTTCCTGACGTCTAAGTAACATTGAAGACTCAGttgtattcaaatttaaaaatgggaaaaaaaaacaacattttaaacCATTTACAGATCCACCATCTAAAGAAAACCCTTATGAAGACATAGATCTGGAAAGTCGCTTCGCTGGAAACAAATATCCTGTTCTAGCGTCACCGTCTTCACCCACTCTCGACACTCCAGCTAAGGTATTTACACTAAAGTGACATCAatattatctctttttttaacaGCACACTGGTGTTTTATTATTCCGTTTTCAGTcagtataaatgaatgaattattttatcaccacAAGTCTGATGCAaaaatagtcttttttttaacctcagaTAAACGTACATCCTGATTTAGTAGTTGAATCTAACgccttttcattttaaatgcttaTGAATAAACCATTGGGCGTCACAAAAAACGTTGGTATGGAAAAAATAACCATATTTTATGGAGCTTGTCTATGAATACTgtatattgcccctagtagaCTAGGTAAAGAAGGTGGTACTGTAGGTTTGGGGCATTGGTGGAACAagtggttaagactctgggttgttgattgaaggataggggttcaagccccagcactgccaagctgccacttttgggtccttgaccaaggcccttaagcctccctgctccaggggcactgtatcagctgcccctgtgctctgaccccaacctcctcagttgggataaaacaaagaaaagaattccactgtgctgtaatgtatatgtggcgataataaaggcttccatgccccaattcattcattaaaaaattctTAAAGGGCTGAGTGTCTGCTTTCATATGAGCCTGAGCCATAAACCACAACTATGGACCGTGACATACTgtagtaaaaaagaaagaaattcaatgctgaacatggacacaacaaaacggggaaattccattttttggttAAAATAGTTATGAGTTAATAACTATACTGGCTTATGATATTCAATAAGCAAATCAAATGTACGTTATactgtctctctttttaatTTGCACCAATATTAGCTCTCCTCTAAGCCTGGCTTCTTCAGGCAGACTTCAGAACGGCGGAGCTTCAAACTATTAGATCTGCGTAAGACAAACAGAGATGGGGGCATTGCGTCACCTTCAAGGATAAGTCCACCGTCAACCCCCAGCAGCCCTGATGATACACCGTGCCTTTCTGGAGACCCCTATAACCGCAGACGAAGGAAAATCCCCAAGGTATTGTCAAGGAGGGAATTCATTCAGGGACATATGGCTTCTGGAGCAGTATTCAGTTCTCTTAAATTAAAGCTAGAGATTGTctagacaataataaaaatgttcatgatTTAATGGCAAAAGGTAAAGAACggaaaaatgaacatttcctGTAGTGGCCATCAGTTAAAGTCTTAAACAGATGCTTTTTAATTAGTCTTTACCTGATAAAAAAAGGCtggttgttttcttttccaacAGATGGTGCTGAAAATAAATGGTATCTTTGAGGCCCGGAGagggaagaagaagatgaagcgAGTCTCTCCGTCGACGGAATCCAGCTCAGGACGAGGTGTGTGTAAGTTTAGCTCACACGCTCACATGTGGTATTTTTGTGAATCTGATGCTGAGTGCTTCCCAGTTCTGAACACCCATTTGGTTACTTTACCATCTTATACTATACACTGCCTCGTTCACTCCTTTCTCCGTCCCCCCAACACATGTGTATCCACTTAGCTTTATGggcatgtttacattttttgggtCAGCTGTGTTTGACCCATTTTTCTTCCAAGGATGGTAGAGTTATGTTGCTTTATAGGATGCACATGCTCACAAAGCCTGACATATCTGTGAGTCACAACCTGTATACCAGCTCTTTTAATCTggtcttttttccctctttggGTATAGTAACAGATGAAAACAGCGAATCTGAGAGTGACACAGAAGAAAAGTTAAAAGGTGGGCTTTGGATTTaactaacaaataaatgtaatagatttCTATTATTTCTACACTTTTCAATTGTTAAATGGTTCTTTGTTAGGAAATATGGTTTTATGAAAATTCTTTAACATCTATTGGAACCTTTCCATTGCACTTTGtggttaaaatatatatatatatatatatatatatatatatatatatatatatatatatatatttatatatatatatatatatatatatatatatatatatatatatatatatatatatatatatatatacacagtcaccggccactttattaggtacacctgtccaactgctcgttaacgcaaatttctaatcagccaatcacatggcagcaactcaatgcatttaggcatgtagacatggtcaagacgatctgctgcagttcaaaccgagcgtcagaatggggaagaaaggtgatttaagtgactttgaacgtgacatggttgttggtgccagacgggctggtctgagtatttcagaaactgctgatctactgggattttcacgcacaaccatctctagggtttacagagaatggtccgaaaaagagaaaatatccagtgagcggcagttctgtgggtgcaaatgccttgttgatgccagaggtcagaggagaatggccagactggttcgagctgatagaaaggcaacagtaactcaaataaccactcgttacaaccgaggtatgtagtagagcatctctgaacgcacaacacgtcgaaccttgaggcggatgggctacagcagcagaagaccacaccggtactagtaaggtgtacctaataaagtggccggtgagggtgtatatatatatatatatatatatatatatatatatatatatatatatatatatatatatatgaactctGATAGAACCGTTTAAGGTTTTATTAATAACTTTATCTTCTAAGAGCGTACAACTGTATGATCTGATTGAGGTTATCTGTATTCGTGAGTCCAATGTGGATCTTTCATGGTGTGCCAGCTCACAGCCAGAGGTTGGTGTCAGTGCAGACCATGTTGAAACAGACAGGCCGGTATCACACGCTTGAGAGAGATCTGATGGACCTACAGGAGAGGAAACTGTTCGAGTACTTCCTAGTGGTGGCTTTACATAAAACCAAAGCAGGAGCTCCTTATTTACCTGAAGTCACCCAGCAGTTCCCACTTAAGGTAACCTGTCCTCTTATTGATCCATGGTATTGGtcttgagaaaataaaaaaaagaccactTTTGGTTATCGACAATTTGGTAGAACCACAACAACGGCCAAAAAACAGCCGCCATGTTGTTGAGTCTGTTCAAAGCCTTTTAATGTTTCGTTGATTATCAGTATAAAGTCCCACCTTCAGTTTTAACCTCAAAAGCCAACTTTCTCTCCATCTTACTTCGGCACGTTTAGCTGGAGAGGAGTTTCAAGTTCATGCGAGAAGCTGAAGATCAGCTGAAGGTCATTCCTCAGTTCTGCTTTCCTGATGCCAAAGACTGGGCCCCTGTGGACAATTTTCCTAGGTAACTTACTCACTTACTACACTGTTACTAAACATTGTTCAAATGTCAGGATAATATTtaatgtagttttatttttctgatattttttagTGAAACCTTCTCATTTGTATTGACGGGGGAAGATGGGAGCAGAAGATTTGGCTACTGTCGTCGTTTACTGGTGagcttttgccttttttttttcaatggctcgacagctacagtatatggatCAATTAATGATATGACGAAAGACTCATTTCTACTGCTTGGTACTGGGACAGGAAGTTTTGATTTTGTAGAATCAAGACActttgagactgtgtgtgtgtttgtgtgtgtgtgtgtgtgtatttccacAGCCTAGTGGGAAGGGGAGGCGTCTGCCTGAGGTCTACTGCATAGTGAGTCGACTGGGTTGCTTCGATCTCTTCTCTAAGGTATGTTCTAACAGTGTATATAAagtcatatataaaaatataatattagatgtgtactgggggcacggtggcttagtggttagcacgttcgcctcacacctccagggttggtggttcgattcccgcctccgccttgtgtgtgtggaggttgcatgttctccccgtgcctcgggggtttcctccgggtactccggtttccttccctggtccaaagacatgcatggtaggttgattggcatctctggaaaattgtccgtagtgtgtgattgtgtgagtgaatgagagtgtgtatgtgccctgcagttggcactccgtccagggtgtatcctgccttgatgcccgatgacgcctgagataggcacaggctccccgtgacccgaggtagttcggataagcggtagaagatgaatgaatgaatgaatgaatagatgtgTACTCACACAGTAAACATTTCCATGTTTTCCCCAAAGCTGAAGTATGCAAAGAAATCcatgtgtttttctctttgtgttAGATGTTGGATGAGGTTGAGAAACGGAGAGCAATTTCACCTGCTCTAGTGCAGCCCTTCATGAGGGGCATCATGGAGGCCCCATTCCCTGCACCAGGCAGAACCATTACTGTGAAGAACTTCCTTCCAGGCTCAGGAACTGAGGTGTGTTCACTGAAATGTTGTTCTTTTTGTCTGAAATCTGCTCTATTATGTAATATGTTGCTTTCTTGACAGTCATAAAAAgaattgaaaaaacaaaacaaaacaaaaaaaaggggggcacggtggcttagtggttagcacgttcgcctcacacctccagggttgggggttcgattcccgcctccgccttgtgtgtgtggagtttgcatgttctccccgtgcctcaggggtttcctccgggtacgccggtttcctcccctggtccaaagacagactctctctctctctctctcatttgcactctccctgtctgtctgtctgtctctcactccgtctctctcattctctctctcaggtaaTAGAGTTGTGTCGTCCCTCTGATTCGCGGCTGGAGCACGTGGATTTCGAGTGTCTCTTTTCCTCTTTGAGTCTGCGTCTTCTCCTCCGAGTCTTCGCCTCGTTGCTGTTGGAGCGGAGAGTGATCTTCACAGCAGACAAGCTCAggtattattatttagtttaataagaatagaaaagaaaagaaaagaaaagacaatatTTCTTAGCCAGGAATCATATCTCGATTAAAGTCAAACTCATCCAACATTTGCTAACGTTGCTTGAAATtaatatcactcactcactctcagtcATCtgctaccgcttatccgaactacctcgggtcacggggagcctgtatctatctcaggcgtcatcgggcatcaaggcaggatacaccctggacggagtgccaacccatcacagggcacacacacacacactctcattcactcacgcactcacacactacagacaattttccagagatgccaatcaacctaccatgcatgtctttggaccgggggaggaaactggagtacccggaggaaacccccgaggcacggggagaacatgcaaactccacacacacaaggcggaggcgggaatcgaacccccgaccctggaggtgtgaggcgaacgtgctaaccactaagccaccgtgccccattgaaattaatatgtaaaataatattttatatgataTCTTATGATAGGAAATTCTGGATATATTcactatattttcatatatatccTATACTCAAGctaattttttttgcactgaggTAGTGATGTTTATTTGCATAACCCTTCCTATGGATTATGGAGAATGTGGATTATGAAATTTctcaaaggattttttttttttactactgaTTTCTACAGAATAATCTTACACCATGGTTcctgaagtctttttttttgttgtttttataccaGTTGGAGAGTTCTGGTCCTGAGACTCTAATAAATGTTCAGCagaagagacaaacagagatgtGACACCAGAAATGAAGGGAAAACTTGTGGCCCCTGGAACCATTTGTCTTAAAGGAAAAAATGCTGAACTGTTATAACGTTGCCATAGAAATGAAAGtcacagtttctttttttttttctttcgggaaaaaaaaaagctgctatgGAGCAGACACTGGTGTTAAAaatatagtgtgttgtgttgtgtaaattcggacaattttaaaacattataatcCTGTTCCTCGCTCTGTTCTGAAATCCTACAGCCAACATTGTGCAATACAAACTTGATATCCTTTTGCTGTACCTTCTCCTCCAGTGCTCATTAAAATAAGCGAGTGGAAAATTGGCTCCATCTATTCAAATTGTTATTGAAGGAGTATAAATGAAAACAGGCTCACTCACAGATGCAACGTATTAACCTCGTGTTGTCGACGGTTGTTTGCTCGCCGTGATGACAAATGTTGGATGGATTTAGTCCAATAGATTCAGCAATGATTTCAGATTACATTTCTGTAAGGGATCATTTCAAGTATTCGGAGTAGTGCAAGTAGAAATCTTGTACCTTAGCGCCAGCTTGTGGTTAAAATGGTCAAGCGCATGCAGTGATTCAAGAAGTTATTATGCAATCTCAATCATctcactgtacagtacatattcCTTAGCATTCTACATGATAAAGTCAAAGTtctgtagacacctgaccatcacatccatatgtcCCGATTTACTCCAACGCTGTTCCAACTCTACTTTCTGTCCTGgaaaggttttccactagacgTTGGAGCGTGACTccggatttgtgttcattcagctacaagagcatcagtgagatcggatactgatgttgtaagagtgagAAGGTccggggttcagtcagtgttccagttaatatcaaaggtgttcagtggggttgagtagAGTCAGGGCTCCGTGTGGGACAGTCAAGATCTTGCAGATGTTCTTGgagctctgtgttttgtgcacaggagcattgtcatgctggaacatgacATATTTGAATGCTATAACGTATAAAGGCTCACATTTGAATGTGATCTGCATCTTGCTACAATTGATACTGAATTCCAGTTtgttgtacattcattcattcatcttctaccgcttatccaaactgtctcgggtcatggggagcctgtgcctatctcaggcgtcaccgggcatcaaggcaggatacaccctggacagagtgccaacccatcgcagggcacacacacactcattcacgcacacaatcacacactagggacaattttccagagatgccaatcaacctaccatgcatgtctttggaccgggggaggaaaccggagtacccggaggaaacccccgaggcacggggagaacatgcaaactggaACATGcaaaggtggaggcgggaatcgaaccccgaacctggaggtgtgaggcgaacgtgctaaccactaagccaccgtgccccccctttgtTGTACATatctcttaataataataataatactaataataactctctctcttgggggcactgtggcttagtggttagtatgttcgcctcacacctccagggttgtgggttcgattcccgcctccgtcttgtgtgtgtggagtttgcatgttctccccgtgccttgggggtttcctccgggtactccggtttcctcccccggtccaaagacatgcatggtaggttgattggaatctctggaaaattgtccctagtgtgtgattgtgtgagtgaatgagagtgtgtgtgtgtgtgtgtgccctgcgatgggttggcactccgtccagggtgtatcctgccgatgacgcctgagataggcacaggctgaccgtgacccgaggtggttcggataagcggtagaagatgaatgaatgaatgatctctctctctctctctctctctctcattctctctgtctctagcACGCTGTCGCAGTGTTGTCACGCAGTGGTAGCCTTGCTCTATCCCTTCACATGGCAGCACACGTACATCCCCGTGTTGCCCCCTGCTATGATGGACATTGTTTGCACTCCGACTCCTTTCATCGTGGGCCTGCTCTCCAGCTCTCTGCCTCGACTGAAGGAGCTCCCCCTAGAGGAGGTAAGCCATCAATCAAGGCTTGAATATCAGTATTATGTACactattatttaacatttatgaaaggtgtctcaggtgtcagagctttgtaacgTGGGAAGGACTTCTgacaaacaaagaaagacaagaCTGTTTATAACTTGTCTCAGAGACGATCCACATCTATAAACTCTTACGTTTAAGTATCGTGTGTCATTCTTTAGTAAATCTTCAGCTTTGGCggataagaggaataaaacatgatggaagatgctgttgtaggaaaatattCTACAGCCTTGCTATATTGTGAGGAGCCCAAAAGAGGAGCGAATCTTTCTAATAATAGCTTGTTCAGAGAGTACTGGTACTGGCAAGGAGGTCAAACAGCAATCCGTTTCTAATATTTTCCATGAGCACTTCCTGTTCAGGTGGACTCTATCTGCTGGCCCTGAACTCTGACCTTCTTCCTCAGCTAAACAATAGCTGTGCTGAGATAAAACTGAAACTGGCACACTTACAGGAAATGACATTATTCACTCCTCCGTTCTCCCACAGGTCCTGTTGGTGGACCTTGGCAGTAGCCGTTTCCTACGACAGGTAGGACTTTATACCTTCCTGTGAAAGCCCTGTTTCAGTATCTCAATAAAATATGTGATGCATTAACAAGCTGTGTGAATAAAGTACTGTTGAATGgacttaaatatttaatcatgttTAAAAAGTCTTTCATTTTACATGTATTCagtgttaaaacacacacacacacacacagtgagagtgctgactatttttaaatatatatttataatatttcttacggggacacggtggcttagtggttagcacgttcgcctcacacctccagggtcggggttcgattcccgcctccgccttgtgtgtgtggagtttgcatgttctccccgtgcctcgggggtttcctctgggtactccggtttcctcccccggtccaaagacatgcatggtaggttgattggggtgtccagggtgtatcctgccttgatgcccaatgacacctgagacgcctgaggcacaggctccccgtgacccgaggtagttcggataagtggtagaagatgaatgaatgaatgaatatttcttaccacttaatttgtttttgtttttcagatggATGATGAAGACTCCATTCTTCCTCACAAACTGCAGACTGCTCTTGAGTATGTTCTTGAGAAGAGGAAAGAGTTGGCCTCTGACAGAGGAGACCTTTCCACTGGTACATTATCTGTTTCAGGAATCATTCTAAATGAACACAGGCCTTCTTTGGCAAataatatccttttttttttttttttgtcaaacctCTGATAGAGTTATGTCTGATATTTGATTCATGGCTGATTCCAACATAATATTGGGCCTTTGAAGggttaattaatattttagcttcattatttattgattcattgattcattttatttgattcacGAACCTGCTGAAAGAATGGAAAGAACCTGACATATTCcttttatatgtgtattttcTTCAGAGCACTGCTCTCTGAGCGCCGTGGTGTCCGAGGCTTTCGTCCGTTTCTTTGTGGAAATAGTCGGACACTACTCGATCTTCATGGGGGGCAACGATCGTGATGAAGAGTCCTCAGCATCTTCCTCCTCGCCCACACCTTTGTCCTTTCAACGCGAAGCCTTCCGCAAGGCCGTGTCTTCGAAGAGCCTGCGCCGCTTCCTGGAGGTGTACATGGAGACGCAGATGTTCGCAGCCTTTATTCAGGAGAGGGAGATGCGCAGGCAGGGACTGAGAGGTACTTGTAGGTGCTCGTCATGCTCTTTTACAGCTTACCATTGTGTCAGAAACGTACGTAATTTAATGATTTCTCTTTGCGTAGGCTTGTTTGAGGTTAGGGCTCAAGATTACCTGGACTCACTACCTGGAGCTGAGAATCGAGGAGTCAACAAGTTTCTCAAAGGTCTAGGTAAGTTTCTTGTGgtgtttggagaaaaaaaaatccaccaccATTTTTTCCTGACTGGATGCTCATAAATCTGTAActgaatgattattattatatatatatatatatatatatatatatatatatatatatattatttttttttttttttgcaggacaCAAAATGAAATTCCTTTCCAAAAAGTGAAGTATCTCCATGTTTGGTGGAAAGATTTCCAATTATGTTCCAAAGTAGGGTTTCCACAAAGACATGATCCTGAGACCTCATGACAGCACTGAGACTGGAGGGAAAAATGCCATGAGTTGAAAACTGCTCATCTCCTTTTATGTTTCTCAGATCAAACCAGTACCAAGGTCATGTTACACCATagacttgtatgtgtgtgtgtgtgtgtgtgtgtaatactgcTTGCTTTCTATAAAATATGCTATAAGGTTAAAGGAGAAAGTAGGCATGGACCAAAGTTTCATTTCCTGTACagtcctgtttttgttttgtttttttcacataaagattgtttgatttttttttaaatcgctgatattttttttttttcaaagaaataGAGTACAACTTCTGTAACAGGGGgcaataatttaatttatattcttTCTAGAAAAAGACATTTATAATTTCTTACGTAAAAAGTTGTCgccttttaaatacaaaaaataaacagaaaagttgCTAGTTTGTTATAATCTGTTTATCGTGTTGTATTCCATGAGTAAAATACCACTATGACTGGTCATTTAATGTTGGGAATCAAAAAGGAAGGAGATGAGTAGAGTTGACAGATTGATCTATCCACTAAGGATCCTGTCTTCTGTCTACACCACTAGGGGTCGCAACAGAGAGGACTTCACTTtttcttgtgtgtatttttatttattatttttttcatgttaacATTAGTaatgtcccccccccccccaacttCTTAttagcccttttttttttttttttcaaattaaagacaaactttcattcaaatgtttcacGTAAATAATTATTTGGTCTATTTTAATAATTTGCTGCTCTTTGCGTTGCCTTTGTATGTGGGATTACACATAGGTGTGCGTTTCTGAGAAGgaattactgtataataaagCAAATATTAGAGCTAATTCagttaaaaacatacagtacgtGGAACAAATCTATAGAAAAAAGATGCAGGGTTAATTTTAAAGCTTTTGCATATTTCATCACAAACATCAGGTTGTTTGAAGCTGTTTAAAACTCTGTTAAATAAAACGATTTGAAATAGAacgtcaaaaaaaaataaaataaaataaaaaataaaaaaaataacgttGTTACAGCTTTTGTAAATTTGGTGATTTTTGCAGACCTAAATTCTCTAAATAAGAAGGTGAGAGGTGAACAGAGGTGTTGCACTAGATATGAAAAACGCAGTCATTGTTTTACATTAATGATGCAAATCAATATTCCAGCAAATATTCAGTGATTGATTAGTAAGTGAGGAATTGGATCAGGCTTTGGAGCAGACGAAGCTGAGTACTACAGCCACAGTACATGAGTTCTTACATGAAAAAATCTGGAAAAGGAACTTGAATTATTCATACATACTTCTAGTAAATAGAATGAAAGGTCAGGTTCAGTTTATTTACTGTGaacattcaattcatttcaattcaagtttatttgtatggcgctttttacaattgacattgtctcaaagcagctttacagaacataaacatagaacaaaaggttaatataaagaataatataaaggttaatagaatacaaaattcaagattaggTGACTcgggcagcagtggcaaggaaaaagtctcttagatggtaaaggaagaaaccttgagaggaaccagaatcaaaggggaacctcatcctcatatgggtgacactgtgtgattatatatatacagaacatAACATAATTTGGTTATTCTAACgttgatatttaaaaatttgGCAGTTCATTTGTGAATATATCAATGAATAAGAGATTTTAATCAATGTAGTTTTAATTACAGGGTTCTTTCAGACTACGGCTATTAGCCAAATTACATTCCTGTGACCTGAACATCACACCCTTTTGACtgttttctcaaagcagctgcAACAAAACTGGAAGCACGATATTATAcaggatgtctttgtatgctgttaCGTATAATTTTACTTCAGTAGAACTTAgagacggggggcacggtggcttagagtttagcacgttcgcctcacacctccagggttgggggttcgattcccgcctccgccttgtgtgtgtggagtttgcatgttctccccgtgcctcgggggtttcctccgggtactccggtttcctcccccggtccaaagacatgcatggtaggttgattggcatctctggaaaattgtccgtagtgtgtgattgcgtgagtgaatgagagtgtgtgtgccctgtgatgggttggcactccgtccagggtgtatcctgccttgatgcccgatgacgcctgagataggcacaggatccccgtgacccgaggataGTTCGGATAGTTCGGATAGTTCGGACAATGCATCTGTGCACAAAACGTGCTCTACGGAGACAGGGTTTGACGAGGATGGAGTGAAAGATCTCGAGTGTCCTTCATATAAAgatgactctgactcaaccccaccgaacacctttgggatgaaccggaaaacactgactgcaccacaGACGTCTTCGctcttacaacatcagtgtctgacttCACTAATTCTCTTACATTTACGGTCTTTGGCAGgcgttctttttttaatatacacataaaaaacatttaatatacacataaagaCAAGGGTTTAATTCAGTAGCCCACCTGCAAAAACTTGTTCATCTTACACTGCTTCCCAAACAACTAGCGTTAGGTTTAGGAAGTGTTACTTTATGAAGCCTACAAGTGCCAAGTTATTTCCCTTTACACTTCATTCACTTTGCTGAAATAACAAAGGTagttttaagttattttaaggTATTTTTCAATGGAATGCTTAAAgctggggggcatggtggcttagtggttagcacgttcgcctcacacctccagggtcggggttcgattcccgcctccaccttgtgtgtgtggagtttgcatgttctcctcgtgcctcgggggtttcctccgggtactctggtttcctcccccggtccaaagacatgcatggtaggttaattggcatctctggaaaattgtccgtagtgtgtgaatgcgtgagtgaatgagtgtgtgtgtgtgccctgcgatgggttggcactccgtccagggtgtatcctgccttgatgcccgatg contains:
- the si:dkey-82f1.1 gene encoding DENN domain-containing protein 2A isoform X1, with the protein product MPAASIMTGGRALLLCTNTENCIYQSVNGLQCCGLKLEDAQSVVSNRPDLSRVVDTQSPLTSLDNTDHFPGNMDMLTHKRPSDTYPVENGLGACTKPTKPPVALKSTASIKDKISQWEGKTDAGPNSQSIAQKETESVRKKDLKSTEVQRRDSKRSFSYDRQDFGKENGNKIGESRKSTEACTRERDVILDKMPVGKTDIVQDKKSVLTHIKKLEQAMKETPTKPSLPGNYFCPPSKDKQDEAEKRAAEPIFGTVEVMRSGSRRGRNRDPENVYTEPGAPSINPLPKPQRTFQHHTQTNSLGPIQGSAKGRRNLPPLPSIPPPPLPSCPPPPGVCQRPWQEHTRDSNKRKSYEFEDLLQSSTEGCRVDWYAQSKLGLTHTLSEENVYEDILDPPSKENPYEDIDLESRFAGNKYPVLASPSSPTLDTPAKLSSKPGFFRQTSERRSFKLLDLRKTNRDGGIASPSRISPPSTPSSPDDTPCLSGDPYNRRRRKIPKMVLKINGIFEARRGKKKMKRVSPSTESSSGRGVLTDENSESESDTEEKLKAHSQRLVSVQTMLKQTGRYHTLERDLMDLQERKLFEYFLVVALHKTKAGAPYLPEVTQQFPLKLERSFKFMREAEDQLKVIPQFCFPDAKDWAPVDNFPSETFSFVLTGEDGSRRFGYCRRLLPSGKGRRLPEVYCIVSRLGCFDLFSKMLDEVEKRRAISPALVQPFMRGIMEAPFPAPGRTITVKNFLPGSGTEVIELCRPSDSRLEHVDFECLFSSLSLRLLLRVFASLLLERRVIFTADKLSTLSQCCHAVVALLYPFTWQHTYIPVLPPAMMDIVCTPTPFIVGLLSSSLPRLKELPLEEVLLVDLGSSRFLRQMDDEDSILPHKLQTALEYVLEKRKELASDRGDLSTEHCSLSAVVSEAFVRFFVEIVGHYSIFMGGNDRDEESSASSSSPTPLSFQREAFRKAVSSKSLRRFLEVYMETQMFAAFIQEREMRRQGLRGLFEVRAQDYLDSLPGAENRGVNKFLKGLGHKMKFLSKK
- the si:dkey-82f1.1 gene encoding DENN domain-containing protein 2A isoform X2, coding for MPAASIMTGGRALLLCTNTENCIYQSVNGLQCCGLKLEDAQSVVSNRPDLSRVVDTQSPLTSLDNTDHFPGNMDMLTHKRPSDTYPVENGLGACTKPTKPPVALKSTASIKDKISQWEGKTDAGPNSQSIAQKETESVRKKDLKSTEVQRRDSKRSFSYDRQDFGKENGNKIGESRKSTEACTRERDVILDKMPVGKTDIVQDKKSVLTHIKKLEQAMKETPTKPSLPGNYFCPPSKDKQDEAEKRAAEPIFGTVEVMRSGSRRGRNRDPENVYTEPGAPSINPLPKPQRTFQHHTQTNSLGPIQGSAKGRRNLPPLPSIPPPPLPSCPPPPGVCQRPWQEHTRDSNKRKSYEFEDLLQSSTEGCRVDWYAQSKLGLTHTLSEENVYEDILDPPSKENPYEDIDLESRFAGNKYPVLASPSSPTLDTPAKLSSKPGFFRQTSERRSFKLLDLRKTNRDGGIASPSRISPPSTPSSPDDTPCLSGDPYNRRRRKIPKMVLKINGIFEARRGKKKMKRVSPSTESSSGRVTDENSESESDTEEKLKAHSQRLVSVQTMLKQTGRYHTLERDLMDLQERKLFEYFLVVALHKTKAGAPYLPEVTQQFPLKLERSFKFMREAEDQLKVIPQFCFPDAKDWAPVDNFPSETFSFVLTGEDGSRRFGYCRRLLPSGKGRRLPEVYCIVSRLGCFDLFSKMLDEVEKRRAISPALVQPFMRGIMEAPFPAPGRTITVKNFLPGSGTEVIELCRPSDSRLEHVDFECLFSSLSLRLLLRVFASLLLERRVIFTADKLSTLSQCCHAVVALLYPFTWQHTYIPVLPPAMMDIVCTPTPFIVGLLSSSLPRLKELPLEEVLLVDLGSSRFLRQMDDEDSILPHKLQTALEYVLEKRKELASDRGDLSTEHCSLSAVVSEAFVRFFVEIVGHYSIFMGGNDRDEESSASSSSPTPLSFQREAFRKAVSSKSLRRFLEVYMETQMFAAFIQEREMRRQGLRGLFEVRAQDYLDSLPGAENRGVNKFLKGLGHKMKFLSKK